In uncultured Methanobrevibacter sp., the following proteins share a genomic window:
- a CDS encoding formylmethanofuran dehydrogenase subunit C: protein MKTITFDQKKTSSIALEFDELITDNIYSWTEEDFAEYKVPVGNSRFPITDYFDITVEGEAESPAEVKMILNGDCNRVKYIGCKMSAGEVVVNGDADLHVGAEMSGGVVTVFGNVAAHAGREMKGGKLEIMGNTKEFCGASYIGEWRGMSGGEIIIHGNAGKQCGECLVGGKIHVLGDCDILAGIHMTKGTIEIDGNVNRWPGGQMKNGNIVIHGKVGRLLEGFVEQGIVTDPELDGIVYPGRYIEYKGDIALNGKGTLIIDAEKNRDRLSTWIEEDDEYNAIREYRAQ from the coding sequence ATGAAAACTATAACTTTTGATCAAAAGAAAACTTCTTCAATTGCTTTAGAATTTGATGAGTTAATCACTGATAACATTTACTCTTGGACTGAAGAAGACTTTGCAGAGTACAAAGTACCTGTAGGAAACTCCAGATTCCCAATCACTGATTACTTTGACATCACTGTTGAAGGAGAAGCAGAATCTCCAGCTGAAGTCAAAATGATTTTAAACGGAGATTGTAACAGAGTAAAATACATCGGTTGTAAAATGAGTGCTGGTGAAGTAGTTGTTAACGGTGATGCAGACCTTCACGTTGGTGCAGAAATGTCTGGTGGAGTAGTTACTGTATTCGGTAACGTAGCAGCTCACGCTGGTCGTGAAATGAAAGGTGGTAAACTCGAAATTATGGGTAATACCAAAGAATTCTGTGGTGCATCCTACATTGGTGAATGGAGAGGTATGTCCGGTGGAGAAATCATTATCCACGGAAATGCTGGTAAACAATGTGGTGAATGTTTAGTCGGTGGTAAAATCCACGTTTTAGGTGACTGTGATATTCTCGCAGGTATCCACATGACCAAAGGTACCATTGAAATTGATGGTAACGTAAACCGTTGGCCTGGTGGACAAATGAAAAACGGTAACATCGTAATTCACGGAAAAGTTGGAAGATTACTCGAAGGTTTCGTAGAACAAGGAATTGTAACCGATCCTGAATTAGATGGTATTGTTTATCCTGGTAGATACATCGAATACAAAGGGGACATTGCTTTAAACGGTAAAGGTACCTTAATTATTGATGCTGAGAAAAACAGAGACAGATTATCTACTTGGATTGAAGAAGACGACGAATATAACGCAATTAGAGAATACAGAGCTCAATAA
- a CDS encoding formylmethanofuran dehydrogenase subunit A, with protein MEYILKNGIVYDPANEVNGEKMDICFKDGKIVEDVSADAEVLDVTDKIVMPAGVDPHAHVAGPKLVVGRLYRPEDERRGVAQKTKVTRAEAGFSIPSCPTTGYRYSRMGYGTVCEAAMPPLEAKHTHEEINTIPNIDINPLPLFGNNWFVMEYARENRIDDLAAFIAAMLRVSKGYGVKIVNPCGSEAWGWGMNVHGYDDKAPYFDVTSREVVRALAKANEQLGLPHSIHIHPNDLGHPGNVPTTIATLDSIKDIAKSTKASAGVRDQTIHCTHAQFHSYTGNSWKDAASGAEEVADFINKNPYVTCDVGQVTFDETTTMTADAPMEYDLFKISGLKWANKDIECETAAGIIPCIYSPKTPVSTLQWAIGLELFLHIKNPWQVCLTTDHPNAGPFIRYPKIISWLMSAEKRMSMIDNGEVHKWASKRTGLAGLEREYDFYEIATISRAAPARIHGFQDRGALTPGYNADIAVYDINPNDFDPSKDPEGVEKAFSNAYYTIKDGQIVVKDGDIVSTKQSHTIWTNVIGYEEEEKQIIDSIMPFFTQYYSVKWENYQVHDHYVPNPTRVDVEAK; from the coding sequence ATGGAATATATACTTAAAAATGGTATTGTTTACGACCCTGCTAATGAAGTAAACGGAGAAAAAATGGATATCTGCTTCAAAGATGGTAAAATCGTTGAAGATGTATCCGCTGACGCTGAAGTATTAGACGTCACTGATAAAATTGTAATGCCTGCTGGTGTAGACCCTCACGCTCACGTTGCAGGACCAAAATTGGTTGTAGGTAGATTATACAGACCAGAAGACGAAAGAAGAGGAGTAGCTCAAAAAACTAAAGTAACCAGAGCTGAAGCTGGTTTCTCTATCCCAAGTTGTCCTACCACTGGATACAGATACTCCAGAATGGGATACGGTACTGTTTGTGAAGCAGCTATGCCTCCTTTAGAAGCAAAACACACACACGAAGAAATTAACACTATTCCAAACATCGATATCAACCCATTACCATTATTCGGTAACAACTGGTTCGTAATGGAATATGCAAGAGAAAACAGAATTGACGACTTAGCAGCATTTATTGCAGCAATGTTAAGAGTATCTAAAGGATACGGTGTAAAAATCGTAAACCCATGTGGTTCAGAAGCATGGGGTTGGGGTATGAACGTACACGGATACGATGACAAAGCACCTTACTTTGACGTAACCTCCAGAGAAGTTGTAAGAGCTTTAGCAAAAGCTAACGAACAATTAGGTCTTCCTCACTCTATACACATCCACCCTAATGATTTAGGTCACCCAGGAAACGTACCAACTACTATTGCAACTTTAGACTCTATCAAAGACATTGCAAAATCCACTAAAGCATCTGCTGGCGTAAGGGATCAAACTATCCACTGTACCCACGCACAATTCCACTCTTACACTGGTAACAGTTGGAAAGATGCAGCATCCGGTGCAGAAGAAGTTGCTGACTTCATTAACAAAAACCCATACGTAACTTGTGACGTAGGTCAAGTAACTTTCGACGAAACCACAACCATGACTGCAGACGCTCCTATGGAATACGACTTGTTCAAAATTTCTGGATTAAAATGGGCTAACAAAGACATTGAATGTGAAACCGCAGCTGGTATCATTCCATGTATTTACTCTCCAAAAACTCCAGTAAGTACCTTACAATGGGCTATTGGTCTTGAATTGTTCTTGCACATTAAGAACCCATGGCAAGTATGTTTAACCACTGACCACCCTAACGCAGGTCCTTTCATCAGATATCCAAAGATCATCTCCTGGTTAATGAGTGCTGAGAAAAGGATGTCTATGATTGACAATGGTGAAGTACACAAATGGGCTTCCAAAAGAACTGGCTTAGCTGGTCTCGAAAGAGAATACGATTTCTACGAAATAGCTACTATTTCCAGAGCAGCTCCTGCAAGAATCCACGGATTCCAAGACAGAGGTGCACTTACCCCTGGTTACAACGCGGATATTGCTGTATATGACATTAACCCTAATGACTTTGACCCATCCAAAGATCCTGAAGGTGTTGAAAAAGCATTCAGTAACGCTTACTACACTATCAAAGATGGTCAAATCGTTGTTAAAGATGGTGACATTGTTTCCACTAAACAAAGCCACACCATTTGGACTAACGTCATAGGATACGAAGAAGAAGAAAAACAAATTATCGACAGTATAATGCCATTCTTTACCCAATACTATTCTGTCAAATGGGAAAACTATCAAGTACACGACCACTATGTACCAAACCCAACTAGAGTGGACGTAGAAGCTAAATAA
- a CDS encoding formylmethanofuran dehydrogenase subunit B, with protein sequence MTYEPPVTDYDHIVENCTCAFCGCNCDDLDFLVKDGHVVAVRHACRLGASKVMEDMDQRLLVPMVRNEEGVLEEVDWDTALDTAAEYIANSIRPVFYGWSETSTECMKEGVELGEYIGAVLDNQATICHGPSLQAMQNAGYPIQTLGEVKNRADVIAYSGSNAMNSHPRHLARYAAFPRGYFRQRGRFDRTVITMDPKFSDTAKMSDKWIGFEQNGDYGFYNALRAVLKGKKLQSESVSGIPAEDIYELAAEMEAAEFGVLFFGLGLTHTLGKQRNIDIAIKLVQDLNTNSKWGLTPMRGHFNVNGFNIFMAYETGWAFGVDFCRGYGRYMMGETNTIDLLVRKEPDCFMVIAADPGAHFPNGANQHLANIPVIQIDIHWGPSTELADVVLPGSFISVECGGTSYRMDGVPIWMKKAIDKPETCRDDEWIVRELKERVMKLREEPNVADEYVPNEGLACLLDK encoded by the coding sequence ATGACATATGAACCACCTGTAACTGATTACGATCACATTGTAGAAAATTGTACTTGTGCATTTTGTGGATGTAACTGTGACGACTTAGACTTCTTAGTAAAAGACGGTCACGTAGTTGCTGTAAGACACGCATGCAGATTAGGTGCAAGTAAAGTTATGGAAGATATGGACCAAAGATTACTTGTACCAATGGTAAGAAACGAAGAAGGAGTTCTTGAAGAAGTGGACTGGGATACTGCTTTAGACACTGCAGCTGAATATATTGCAAACTCTATTAGACCAGTATTCTACGGTTGGTCTGAAACTTCTACTGAATGTATGAAAGAAGGTGTAGAATTAGGTGAATATATTGGTGCTGTTTTAGATAACCAAGCAACTATCTGTCACGGTCCAAGTTTACAAGCTATGCAAAACGCAGGTTACCCTATCCAAACCTTAGGGGAAGTAAAAAACAGAGCTGACGTTATTGCATACTCTGGTAGTAACGCTATGAACTCTCACCCAAGACACTTAGCAAGATATGCAGCATTCCCTAGAGGATACTTCAGACAAAGAGGTAGATTCGACAGAACCGTTATCACTATGGATCCAAAATTCTCAGACACTGCTAAAATGTCTGACAAATGGATTGGATTTGAACAAAACGGAGACTACGGTTTCTACAACGCTTTAAGAGCTGTATTAAAAGGTAAAAAATTACAATCTGAATCTGTTTCCGGTATTCCAGCTGAAGACATTTATGAATTAGCTGCTGAAATGGAAGCTGCAGAATTCGGTGTTCTCTTCTTCGGTTTAGGTTTAACCCACACCTTAGGTAAACAAAGAAACATTGACATCGCAATTAAATTAGTACAAGACTTAAACACCAACAGTAAATGGGGACTTACTCCAATGAGAGGTCACTTTAACGTAAACGGTTTCAACATTTTCATGGCTTACGAAACCGGTTGGGCATTCGGTGTAGACTTCTGTAGAGGATACGGAAGATATATGATGGGTGAAACCAACACTATTGACTTACTCGTAAGAAAAGAACCTGACTGTTTCATGGTAATTGCAGCTGACCCTGGTGCTCACTTCCCTAACGGAGCAAACCAACACTTAGCAAACATTCCAGTTATCCAAATCGATATTCACTGGGGACCATCTACCGAACTCGCTGACGTAGTACTTCCTGGATCCTTCATTTCTGTAGAATGTGGAGGTACCAGTTACCGTATGGATGGTGTTCCTATCTGGATGAAAAAAGCTATCGACAAACCTGAAACCTGTCGTGATGACGAATGGATTGTACGTGAATTGAAAGAAAGAGTAATGAAACTCAGAGAAGAACCTAACGTAGCAGATGAATACGTTCCTAATGAAGGTCTCGCATGTCTCTTAGATAAGTAA
- a CDS encoding molybdopterin dinucleotide binding domain-containing protein, translating to MHYANTYLERPVVGDLENVAQEGTTKVLKCMLNTGSDIYQGACKKRGSTLKEEYKNASGTCYMDPRDMVKLGVKNWDTVLVKTDYGEVVLNAAKSRDAPHEGTIFVCKGPWANTIVSHETYCCSDPTYKGIHATVEKTDRKVLLMADLMRWVYKKYVDEEDDDVVENMESLGERPVYNGRKWEELIDHDI from the coding sequence AAAACGTAGCTCAAGAAGGTACTACTAAAGTACTCAAATGTATGTTAAACACTGGTTCTGACATATATCAAGGAGCTTGTAAGAAAAGAGGTTCTACCTTAAAAGAAGAATATAAAAACGCTTCAGGTACCTGTTACATGGATCCTCGTGACATGGTAAAATTAGGTGTAAAAAACTGGGACACTGTACTTGTAAAAACCGACTACGGTGAAGTTGTTTTAAACGCAGCAAAATCCAGAGATGCTCCTCACGAAGGTACCATTTTTGTATGTAAAGGTCCATGGGCTAACACTATTGTAAGCCACGAAACCTACTGTTGTTCAGACCCTACTTACAAAGGTATCCACGCTACCGTTGAAAAAACTGACAGAAAAGTTTTATTAATGGCAGACTTAATGAGATGGGTATACAAAAAATATGTTGATGAAGAAGATGATGATGTTGTAGAAAACATGGAATCATTAGGTGAAAGACCAGTTTATAACGGACGTAAATGGGAGGAGTTGATTGATCATGACATATGA